The DNA window GCCTGCCTTTCGACCTGTGTCCGATGGCAGCCGCGCTGGTGCTGCACGAAGAAGCTCCCGAGCTGCTGGCTCCGGATGTCCCACCGACGCTCATGTTTGGCAGCGCCATCAGCGCCGTGAACTATGTCAGCGGCGTCCATCTGGCTGAGCGCATCCGGCGCGGCCTCTCGCAGCAGATGACTTTCAACGAGCTGGTCTCGCTGTCAGCCGAGCTGTGCGGGCACCCCGATGTGCCCATCAACGTCCGCACCATGGCGTTGGACGCGCGCGGCCTAGCGACGCTGGACTGGCAGTACTTCCGTGCGCAGGATACATCCCTCGCGGGCAATGTGACCCACGCGGCACGCATCCGCGCGGCGATGGAGGCCTTCGACGCACGCGTGGCCCGGGTCGAGTCGGCGATCACCGGTCTGCTTGCGCCCCTTCCCTATCGCATGCCGCGCGTCGAGGCCGAGATCCGGCGCGTTTTTCCCGCGTTTCCCGGCGTGTTCGCCGGGCTGGCGTGGAACGACACGCAACTGCGCCTGTGCAACGACCAGGAATGGCTGCGCTACAGCTTTCCGTTCTTCGAGCTGGTCGCCGCAGGTGTCCTGCGCAACGCACCGCGTGCGTGGTATCTCTGCCCGGTACCGGAACCCGTCGTCGCCCGTGCGCAGGAGCAACAGCGGATCGAGGCGCTTCGACAGGCCGACTTCGCGACGATGCAGGCGCGGTTTCCGCGCCTCGGCGACATCAACGCCGCATTCCAGGCGGCATTCGACGACTACTTCGCGAAGGCGTGCGAGGGCTACGGCGACCTGATTGAAGAGGCGCTCTACGCGCGCCCTGCCGCGGAACGCGCTGCGATCGCCGGTGGCGAGGTCGAGCTGTTCACCGTGCGCACCTTCGAGCCGGACCTTGAAGCCGGCCAGGAAACCGCTGCAGACACTGATCCCTACCGCGGCCGGTTCGGGTTGATCTACTGCGTGGGGCGCAACCACAGCGGGGGATGCTTCCAGCTGTTCCCGCTGCTGTGACGGATCGAACCTCTGCGGCTTGATGGCGCACTCCACCTCGGCGGTGTGCTGGAGAAGCGGAAGGTGCGCCTGAGGCACGGCGGCCATACGACCATCCAGGTAAGACGCGGCCGCTTCGAAAACCTGGACTGGGACGCATTCGCCAACTACCGCGTACCGGCTGCAGGGAAACGTTCGAAAGTGATCATCGAGCGGCTGTCCTCCAACAGATCCCGGGCGGGCACGGTGATTGATCCGGAACGCTCGCCATTTCATGCGCTGGTGGAACCCATCCAGCAGGACTTCTTCTGGCTCGACCCGGAGGCTTTCTTCCACGAGGGCCGTGGCCCTTCGTCGTTCGAGGCGCATCTCAAGGCGCCGCCATTGTGGCTGAGAACGGTCGACTTCATCGTCCCCTTCGTCGAGAACCTGCGACGACTCGGCTCCACCGACCGCAACGAACTGGCGATGGCGGTCTTCGGCCTCTATCTGGAAGGCGTGCTGACCCTGGGTCCGGTCGTGGGCGGTGTGGCCAAGGTGGTCATACGACCGGGCATGAAAGCGCTGCCACGTTTCGCAGCGCTGTCCAGCGTACTGGGCCGCAACACCCTCGACGCGCTGAATCCGCTCGCCGGCAGCCTGGCGATTGCCCGCATGGGCATCGGGGTGGCCCAGCGCGGCATCCAGGGCGGACTGCGGTTCGCGTGGGGCCGCGCGCGCCACGGGTCACTGCATGGCGCGGAGTGGCACTGGGCGATGCGCGAGGGCATGGCCGTCCTGCAGGATGGAGCGGCTCCGGTGGGCAGCTCGATGCAGGTGGGCATGCGCACCGTGCAGGGGGTTCATGACGTGCTGGTCGCCTCGCATGTGACCGGCGACGGGAGAACGGCGGCGCACCTGTTCGACCCCGCCACGCTGACGCCCTACGGGCCGTTGCTGCAGGAACGGCTGGATTCCGGTGCAGCCGGCGTGTTGTTCAAGGTGAGCGAGGGTTTGCGCCCTCCGCGCCCTTCACCGCAGAAGGTGTTGAAGCCGATCAAGCAGGGGACCAAGGCGTCGCAGGAGGAATCAGGCGAGCGTCCTGGGGTTCTGGCACCGCCTGATCTGGACAGGCAGCTGCGCAATCATGGAATGCAGGTTGTGGACGGGTAGAACAAAGGCAGCCGGGCAAGCCCGGCGCTACGGTTCTGCGGGATCGCGGACAAGATGGATGTCGGTGGGCGAAGACAGCGCGACGCCAGCCTCTGCCAACCGCTGCAGCAGGGTGAAATACAGGTCGCTGCGGACCCCATACACCGCACGCGGGCCGGAGGTGTAGGCGAAGCTGTTGATCGAGATCTGGCCGTTGTTGATCGAGTCGATGAACACCGACGGGGCCGGCTCATCCAGCACCGCCACGTGTTCGGCGTAGGTGTCCAGCAGGATCTGCCGCAGCGCCACAACGTCGGTGTTCAAGGGCACGGTGAACTGGATCTGGATGCGGCCCTGTGCACTGCCCAGGGTCATGTTGCGGATGGTCTTGGTGATCAGCTCGGAGTTGGGCACGATCAGGGTGGAGCGGTCGCCCACCTGGATCTCGGTCGAACGCACGTTGATGCGGCGGATATCGCCTTCCTGGTCGCCCAGCTTGACCCAGTCGCCGATCTTCACCGGACGCTCGGCCAGCAGGATCAGGCCGGAGACGAAGTTCTGGGTGATCGCCTGCAGGCCGAAGCCGATACCCACTGACAGCGCACTGACCACCAGCGCCAGCTTCTCGAAGCCGATGCCCAGTGCGGTGAGCCCCCACAGCACTGCGGCGATGATGCCCAGGTAGCGGGTGACGGTGCTGATCGAATTGCGCGCACCGGCATCCAGTTCGGTCTTGGGCAGGTAGGTATCGGACAGCCAGCGCTGGAACGCCTGCATCACCGCCCACACCAGCACGAACGCCAGCACTGCATTGACCACGTCGCGCGGACGCAGGGTGGTGTTGCCAATGGTGATGCCCTTGGACAGCGTGTCCAGCCCACCCAGCAGCGCATTGGTGTTGCCAAACGCCGCGGTCAGCATCAGCACCGCCAGCAGCACCACGCCAATGCGCAGCAGCGCCGACAGCAGCACCCCGCCCTGTTCCAGCCGTGCCGCGCTGAGCCCGGTGGTCAGCACCACGGTCTGGCCGATGCGCCCACCTGGCGACAACAGCCAGATCGCCAGGTCGTTGACGAACTTCAGCAGTACTGACGTGGCCATCAGCACCATTGCGCCCCAGATCAGCTGTTGGCCGACGAACATGGCGAAGTTGAGATACCCGAGCAGGCTGGCGATGACCGCTGCGGTCACCACCAGATTGCCGGCCACGCGGGCTAGTACGATCCAGCCGCTGCGGCGGGTACTGGTCTTGGGCTTGGTGGGCTGGTCGCCCTGCGCCTCGAGCTTGGCCTGCGCTTCCTCCGCCTGTCGGCGGTGCATGCGCGCGAGCGAGACCAGTATGGCCACGATCAAGGCCATGTAGGTCAGCGCCATCAGCCCGTCCACGGCCACCGTGGTGACCTGTCCGGTGCGCGCGGCCTTGTTCAGTGCCACCAGCATGATGCTCACCCAGGTCAGCGCCGCCGCGCACCAGGCGTATTTGCGCAGCCGCCAGGCCAGATCGTCGTCCAGGGTCATCAACCGCCATGACGGGCGCTTGGGCATCAGCACGGCCGCGCTGACGGCCGCCATGAACGCGGCGACGAAGGTCGCCACCTGGAAATTGAACGCGGTGGTCTCAAGGCGCGGTGGAATCGCGCCTATGGCCTCCAGTGAGCCGATCAGCACCACTGCAGCGAAGCCCGGCAGCAGCGTGCCGACCGTCATCAGCCACACCGCCAGCCCGGAGCGGCGCAGGCGCCCGTCCGGGGCACGCTCGGAGGCCGCCAGCTTCCGCCCGAGCGCGCGCAGCCACAGCCGCAGCGGGAAAAACATCAGCAAGGCCAGCACCGCACCGGTCAGCGGCGTGCTCCAGCCGTGCTTGGCCACGGCATCGCGCAACGCGCTTTCGCCCTGTCGATACAGAATGACCAGCCGCTGCAGATCGGTGGGCACGTCGGTGGCGAACTGCCGCCACAGTGACGGCGACAACGGCGAACTGACCTTGCGCACCAGCTCTTCGCTCAGCTGGCTGGCACGCATCTTCTCGATGTCGGCGCTGAGTTGCTTGGCATCCACCGACAGCAGCTTGGCGCGGGCGATGGCTCCGGCGACGTCGGCGCGCTCCTTGTTCAAGCCCTTGCGCTGCTGCGCCAGCTCGCGCGCCTCCACCTCGCCGTCGGCAACCGCGCCCAGCTGCGATATACGGAAGTCCAGCTGTTCCAGCCGCGGCTGCAGCGCGGCCTGCGCAGCATCGGCCTC is part of the Stenotrophomonas oahuensis genome and encodes:
- a CDS encoding DUF3772 domain-containing protein, with protein sequence MMCAWLGMATGAWAQASDDAAADPVTQLAQADKDLKAIRTALDDAETRDTLKTLSDRALEVQREADAAQAALQPRLEQLDFRISQLGAVADGEVEARELAQQRKGLNKERADVAGAIARAKLLSVDAKQLSADIEKMRASQLSEELVRKVSSPLSPSLWRQFATDVPTDLQRLVILYRQGESALRDAVAKHGWSTPLTGAVLALLMFFPLRLWLRALGRKLAASERAPDGRLRRSGLAVWLMTVGTLLPGFAAVVLIGSLEAIGAIPPRLETTAFNFQVATFVAAFMAAVSAAVLMPKRPSWRLMTLDDDLAWRLRKYAWCAAALTWVSIMLVALNKAARTGQVTTVAVDGLMALTYMALIVAILVSLARMHRRQAEEAQAKLEAQGDQPTKPKTSTRRSGWIVLARVAGNLVVTAAVIASLLGYLNFAMFVGQQLIWGAMVLMATSVLLKFVNDLAIWLLSPGGRIGQTVVLTTGLSAARLEQGGVLLSALLRIGVVLLAVLMLTAAFGNTNALLGGLDTLSKGITIGNTTLRPRDVVNAVLAFVLVWAVMQAFQRWLSDTYLPKTELDAGARNSISTVTRYLGIIAAVLWGLTALGIGFEKLALVVSALSVGIGFGLQAITQNFVSGLILLAERPVKIGDWVKLGDQEGDIRRINVRSTEIQVGDRSTLIVPNSELITKTIRNMTLGSAQGRIQIQFTVPLNTDVVALRQILLDTYAEHVAVLDEPAPSVFIDSINNGQISINSFAYTSGPRAVYGVRSDLYFTLLQRLAEAGVALSSPTDIHLVRDPAEP